The Mastomys coucha isolate ucsf_1 unplaced genomic scaffold, UCSF_Mcou_1 pScaffold13, whole genome shotgun sequence genome has a window encoding:
- the Jcad gene encoding junctional protein associated with coronary artery disease isoform X4 — translation MAQAHSLPIHVRESPWEVAGRTEHVMKNAVWEEELRMQDVSLESWKQPRELGRQASDTDGQKGSQERFEGLYQFVHGEHVPASQNKKKSQSLPGALSPKSLNFTEIPVPLHDGHTTGVPKVPPYPPSFPPPLEPTRNLEKASFSGPFPRPKFGKPLKTPCYGSHSQPRGEGGFQDHQHRDPRGSYPTRSKDPSHELGMLDTGLEPPMYVPPPSYRSPPQHIPNPYLEDPVPTHVSSHQSQQQLPEKPEGSCPLPSGSLAARDLYDAMPGSPPQGLPPQPYPVATHGGSIQYIPFDDPRIRHIKLAQPPEFYKEAKLDDTPYNSGLITKQEPAVGERQYGDVFSTPWGPTPPPVNQRGSALVHSSPRWLQGQQPMGIEPGGFHGQTEHHIMRRLATDVRDSKAESHASSPQPQSEGTCKTYTKLRKFETGVQSKKSSKKSNATIFCLVSVPVKSESLVPDTDTNNNDLKLEAAKTHGRCQGPALEEQRLLSMSSTDLELQALMGNMAWRRTSPRQGLGESEDGQTDDPRILHLIKPRELLASGLWPGHQYRDQQTQTSFPEDSKSSQLLPATKPGEASNAAPTPTGPDTTASEAHLQEALAFSDQNQKASVPHLRGQMSLSPSRNSAFSRTSSAISQASLPKGAPAQLPSANPVPKPEVVKGESTTGQCNSTQLFGQFLLKPVSRRPWDLISQLESFNKELQEEEESRGASGSEDGEAEQPEGCDDSRAKTWDHQESRIEWQPAGLALEDAASPHGRIHESQSWTEELKPGYPGAHPQSLGPSQEEGSRGGPVQWADRNLTAEQKSQEVLNGMCERDISPRPVSRIAPIDTKAAPLFCLAEPRGSQELTKVSDALGSVQLGRETPTKVDSGGDTEVLPCVLLPLADKYQGLSTPDFRSLELTLGQEQSAYKSECLGLENTMEVLPSESLQERAERILGIEVAMESLLPGARRTEQSQLPEPDASACGPRSSREDSSPSLAPPGSLTVATDAFYGRRKCGWTESPLFVGERAPQASVSSDVDGFPASQATSPEPGQKDEEAKPPFKSTLFHFMEKSTNVVDPEKSLRNPSKEMESLQDKLVSPPKRADSVRLMRMREVKSLSQMGCLSSKSADSMEEPDPLEVIKSPAQLPEGLTSLSGKDQAWQSGHLPPVPQDENGHPEVPREKMSDQDLWCADAYDPSRVERV, via the coding sequence ATGGCTCAGGCTCACAGTCTGCCCATCCATGTGAGAGAGAGTCCATGGGAAGTTGCAGGAAGGACAGAGCATGTGATGAAGAATGCTGTTTgggaagaagagctgagaatgcaGGATGTGAGCTTGGAAAGCTGGAAGCAGCCGAGGGAGTTAGGGAGGCAGGCATCTGATACTGATGGACAGAAGGGGTCTCAGGAAAGGTTCGAGGGTCTGTACCAGTTTGTTCATGGAGAGCACGTGCCGGCAtctcagaacaaaaagaaatctcaGTCATTGCCTGGAGCTCTTTCTCCTAAGAGTCTAAATTTCACAGAAATTCCTGTTCCACTACACGATGGTCACACAACAGGTGTCCCAAAAGTGCCACCATATCCTCCCAGCTTCCCACCACCTTTGGAACCCACGAGGAACCTTGAGAAGGCTAGCTTCTCAGGCCCTTTTCCCAGGCCTAAGTTTGGGAAACCCCTTAAGACTCCATGCTATGGCTCTCACTCACAGCCCAGGGGAGAAGGTGGATTTCAGGACCACCAGCACAGGGACCCACGTGGCTCCTACCCAACAAGAAGTAAGGATCCCAGCCATGAGTTGGGTATGCTGGACACTGGCTTGGAGCCCCCAATGTATGTGCCTCCACCTTCATACAGGTCACCCCCTCAGCACATTCCAAACCCCTACCTTGAAGATCCTGTGCCCACGCATGTGAGCAGCCACCAGAGTCAGCAGCAACTACCTGAGAAACCTGAGGGCAGCTGTCCACTTCCTTCTGGCTCCCTTGCAGCTAGGGATCTCTATGATGCAATGCCTGGCTCTCCTCCTCAAGGTCTTCCTCCACAGCCCTATCCTGTTGCCACCCATGGGGGTTCTATTCAGTACATTCCATTTGATGATCCACGGATCCGACATATCAAACTAGCTCAGCCCCCAGAATTCTATAAAGAGGCAAAGCTTGATGACACGCCCTATAACTCTGGTCTCATCACTAAGCAAGAGCCAGCTGTTGGAGAAAGACAGTACGGTGATGTCTTTTCAACACCGTGGGGCCCAACACCTCCACCAGTCAACCAGCGGGGCTCGGCCTTGGTCCATTCCAGTCCCCGGTGGCTGCAGGGTCAGCAACCCATGGGCATTGAACCTGGAGGCTTCCATGGCCAAACAGAGCATCATATCATGAGAAGATTAGCAACTGATGTGAGAGACAGCAAGGCAGAAAGCCATGCCTCTTCACCACAGCCACAGAGTGAAGGCACCTGCAAAACCTACACTAAGCTCAGAAAGTTTGAAACTGGGGTTCAGAGCaagaaaagttcaaagaaaaGTAACGCAACcatattttgtttggtttctgtccCAGTTAAATCTGAGTCACTTGTGCCAGATACAGACACAAACAACAATGACTTAAAGCTGGAAGCTGCTAAGACCCACGGGCGGTGCCAGGGTCCAGCCCTGGAGGAGCAGAGGCTGCTGAGTATGTCTTCCACCGACCTGGAGCTGCAAGCCCTCATGGGAAACATGGCTTGGAGAAGAACATCCCCAAGGCAAGGTCTGGGGGAGTCAGAAGATGGCCAAACCGATGACCCCAGAATTCTCCATCTCATCAAACCCAGAGAACTTCTGGCTTCAGGCTTATGGCCAGGACACCAGTACAGAGATCAGCAGACCCAAACCAGTTTCCCTGAAGACTCCAAAAGCTCACAGCTCCTCCCTGCCACAAAGCCAGGAGAGGCCAGCAACGCAGCACCGACCCCAACAGGCCCAGATACCACTGCCTCTGAAGCACACCTGCAGGAGGCCTTAGCATTCAGTGACCAAAATCAGAAGGCCAGCGTACCTCACCTCCGAGGGCAAATGTCCCTCAGCCCATCGCGAAACAGTGCTTTCTCAAGGACTTCCTCAGCCATAAGCCAGGCATCTCTGCCCAAAGGGGCCCCTGCCCAGCTCCCTAGTGCCAACCCTGTACCCAAGCCAGAGGTGGTGAAGGGGGAATCCACAACAGGCCAATGCAACAGCACACAACTCTTTGGTCAGTTTCTCTTGAAACCAGTTAGCCGGCGGCCCTGGGATCTGATAAGTCAGTTAGAAAGTTTTAACAAGGAGcttcaggaagaggaagaaagccgTGGGGCTAGCGGTAGCGAGGATGGTGAGGCAGAACAGCCAGAGGGCTGTGATGACTCCAGAGCCAAAACTTGGGACCACCAGGAAAGCAGAATAGAGTGGCAGCCTGCAGGGCTGGCACTGGAGGACGCAGCTTCCCCGCATGGGAGAATTCACGAGTCACAGAGCTGGACTGAAGAACTGAAACCTGGCTACCCAGGTGCCCATCCACAGTCCCTGGGCCCATCACAGGAGGAAGGCAGCAGAGGTGGTCCAGTCCAGTGGGCAGATAGAAACCTGACTGCAGAGCAGAAGAGCCAGGAGGTTTTGAATGGGATGTGTGAGCGAGACATTAGCCCAAGACCTGTGAGCAGGATTGCTCCCATTGACACAAAAGCAGCCCCTTTGTTCTGCCTGGCAGAACCCCGAGGAAGTCAAGAGCTCACCAAAGTCAGCGATGCTTTAGGGTCTGTGCAGCTGGGCAGAGAGACTCCCACAAAGGTGGATAGTGGTGGGGACACAGAGGTCCTACCCTGTGTGCTGCTGCCCCTTGCTGACAAATACCAAGGCCTCTCAACACCAGACTTTCGGTCTTTAGAGCTCACACTAGGACAAGAGCAGAGTGCCTATAAATCAGAGTGTCTGGGTTTAGAGAACACCATGGAAGTCCTTCCAAGTGAGTCTCTgcaggaaagggcagagaggatCCTGGGTATCGAGGTGGCCATGGAGTCCCTTCTGCCAGGTGCCAGGAGAACAGAACAGAGCCAGCTCCCTGAGCCTGACGCAAGTGCCTGCGGCCCAAGGTCATCCAGAGAGGACTCATCGCCCAGCTTGGCACCACCAGGGAGCCTTACAGTGGCCACAGATGCCTTCTATGGCAGGAGGAAGTGTGGCTGGACTGAGAGTCCCCTTTTTGTAGGAGAAAGGGCCCCCCAGGCTTCTGTTTCCTCAGATGTGGATGGCTTCCCTGCAAGCCAGGCCACCAGTCCTGAGCCTGGGCAAAAGGATGAGGAGGCGAAACCACCCTTCAAGTCCACTCTGTTCCACTTCATGGAAAAGTCCACAAATGTGGTGGACCCTGAAAAAAGTCTCAGAAACCCTTCCAAAGAGATGGAGAGCTTACAAGATAAACTGGTATCACCCCCCAAAAGGGCAGACTCGGTTCGCTTGATGAGAATGAGGGAGGTAAAGTCCTTGTCTCAGATGGGGTGTCTGAGCTCCAAGAGTGCTGACTCCATGGAGGAGCCTGATCCCTTAGAGGTCATCAAGAGTCCAGCCCAGCTGCCAGAAGGTCTTACTTCCCTGAGTGGGAAAGACCAGGCCTGGCAATCAGGGCACCTGCCCCCTGTCCCTCAGGATGAAAATGGACACCCTGAAGTGCCAAGGGAGAAGATGTCAGACCAGGACTTGTGGTGTGCAG